The stretch of DNA GCGAGTGGCTTATTGATTACGAGCTTTGGAATAAACTAATTTGGATTCTCGGTGAAATTTGGGGGATGGGAGAATATAATGTTTTCTGTCATTGTTATCTCTCTCCTTTTTTCCTAGGCATCGAAATTGGGTATGTTTTATGCAGTCACGTGTTTCATGAGGTTCTGGTGTACCTCAATTATGCTCTCGCGCATCTGAATGGTGAACTCAGTTCCTTTTTACTGTGAAGATAGAGAGTGATGACACGAAATCACCGGTTATTGGAGTACTCACTGTCCACTGATTGATAAATGCGAATGTTATGACAAGTTTAGCTTTGGGTGTGCCTCAAATATGTGTCCTGATTTTATCATGACAAGTTTAGTTTAAATGCTATATTTTGGGTTtctctaaaatattattatcttatcaAACTAAGCatgaatttactatattatcttttacaaacaaatattttttcgTCTTATCTATTATCTACTACtatttcaatttaaaaaattgattcaatcatttcaacttcaaaattgataaattttattttaatttttttgttttttttatggatCATGGGCATTGCGTGTGTCACAAATCGCTAGTTTATATATGGTtgataaatttagaaatatttgtattatttataatagtTTATGGAGTAGATTTCTTGTGATATAGTCTCACATATCTATATTCGTGAGACGAATCGACCAAATCCTTACCCACCGTacaaagtaatacttttaacataaataataataatttttcattagtTTGGTCAGACCAGATACATGTCTCAAAAAATTGATATATGAGATGGTCTCATAAGAGTTTTTACGTTGTTTATGTACAATTgattaattttgaaatatttataatGATTTATGTATAGTTGATGAATTTTGAAATATGTATACGTTTAAACCAGTTTTCAAGACCGGGGGTATCTAACATCTCTCCtaaaaacaaattttattttattcaaatgaaTAGAACATGGTCATAGGAGGTGGATGCCAATGCTTTATGTAGAAAAATCTCAAATGTGAACTTACAATCTGTTCATTTatatatctatctatctatccgCGTGACTTTTATTTTTTCCACTTCACATATGAGCTTTATTTTCTCTACGGTCTCAACCATAAGTTTGATTACGTAGTATTCATTTGAGGTAGGCGATAGAAAAGTTTCTACTTTGAGAATTGAGCATAATTAAGATATGATGAGTTCTTTTGTTGCCATATATGCATATATTGCATGTATATGGCTGTTCATGGGTTGAGATTTCCCATCCGATCAAATTGGTGGGCCAGAAAGTGCTGCCCCATTTTACATCTCTGTGAATATAATTCTACGTTGTTATTGTCACGTTGTAATCTCCCATCCAAATAGTAACACAGACTGCAATAAAATGTCGAAACAACCATTGCCAACTTCTGCTAATTGAATTCCCCACGCATCAACAGTGAAATCTGCTCTGGTTTTCTAGTACGGCCATTTCTGGAATTATACATACTTGATTAGCTAATTTAGCTTCGCCTCATCatgtataattttattttgtgaataattaaagatatattTCATGCTAATGCAATATGTAAGAATGTGTTGTTTCTTTAGTTCTATCACACTCCATGGAGATATTTGAAAACATAAGTAAAAATAAAGCTAAACGATAATATTGTGATCGATCCAAGTGCCCAAATGACGCCGTTGTAttatttcaaaacattttaattGACTCGAGAGATAATTTCATAAGAATTTTATAACTCATaaaactaaatatatatataggttaGGTTTTGctgtaaatattattatttatgatatGATTGCATAAAATATGTCTTATTTTCCTAAACGCAGACTTGGAGGGTTTGAGCAAAAGGTTTAAGGATGAGTTTGGTGGCGGGATCATACGAGCGTTTCATATGGGGCTACAGCCTGAAGAAATCCCCCTCCTCCTTCACCCTAACCCCGCTCTTCTCCTTCCCTTCCCATCTCTCCACCATCAAGTCCGTCGACGTTTCGGGCTCCGCCGCTGTCTCTGGCGGCAACGATGATACCATCAAAATCTACGACCTCTCCACCTCCTCCGAGATCGGTTCCCTTCACCACTCCTCCGCGGTTTCCTGCCTTTCGTTCTACACCCATCCTTCCCTCTCATTCCCCAGGAATCTCGTCTCCGCAGATGCCGACGGCTTTGTCTCAATCTACGACGCTGATCCCTTTATTCACCTCAAAACCGTGAAAGTTCACAAGAAGGGTGTCAATTCTCTTTCCATCCACCCCTCGGGGAAGCTGGCGTTGACGGTAGGCCATGACGATTGCTTGGCCATGGTCAATTTGGTTCGAGGGAGGCGGAGCTTTTACTGCAGGCTGAACAAAGTCTCCTCCATCGTACAATTTGATAGAACTGGAGACAAATTCTTCATGGTGGTCGATGAGAAAATCACGGTCCACGAATCAGAGGAAGCAAAGTTAGTTTCTGAGTTGGATAATGGAAAGAAAGTCCTCTGTGCTGCCCCTGGCGCCGTATGTCTGTCTCTCACTTTTACCTTGTGTGTGGTTTAACCgaggaaaatgaaaaatgataGCATAAATATGATAATGATTAATTAATACGATATTAAAAACTATGGAAATTGCTTAGTTTACTGAAAGAAAGAGAAGGGATGGGTTGCAACAATTAATAGATGTTTC from Primulina eburnea isolate SZY01 chromosome 6, ASM2296580v1, whole genome shotgun sequence encodes:
- the LOC140834864 gene encoding uncharacterized protein encodes the protein MSLVAGSYERFIWGYSLKKSPSSFTLTPLFSFPSHLSTIKSVDVSGSAAVSGGNDDTIKIYDLSTSSEIGSLHHSSAVSCLSFYTHPSLSFPRNLVSADADGFVSIYDADPFIHLKTVKVHKKGVNSLSIHPSGKLALTVGHDDCLAMVNLVRGRRSFYCRLNKVSSIVQFDRTGDKFFMVVDEKITVHESEEAKLVSELDNGKKVLCAAPGANGILFTGGEDRGIKAWDAGSGKVAYSIDGAHTARVKGIVVLSKNGDDSGEDDPIIVASASSDGVIRIWDVRMINEGKSLPVAEANTKSRLTCLAGSSIKSFR